A region of the Electrophorus electricus isolate fEleEle1 chromosome 7, fEleEle1.pri, whole genome shotgun sequence genome:
CTGCACCCCTCGTCCGTGTCTGGACGTGCCGGTTTGGAGACGGGCTTTAGGAAGGCGTGCAGGGACGGGACCCTCCAGCCAGGCGTATCCGACCCAAGGCTTCTGCACATCAGTCCTTGCGTACTGAACTGGATTTGTAGGATCTGTGAAAGCATTAAACTCTGTGGTCCTGTGGGCTTGTACACACTGGGCCCGGTACCCTGCCTGCCACAATACATTTGTTATTGTCTAGATGTGTCTAGATCGGTGTCTAGATGTGGTAACACAGCTCGGCAATGGCATGGATGTCAGTGTGGtggtatgttttcttttttgcgTGTACTTCTTGAGCAGTTCTACACACTGTGTTGGAGCACTTTTCATTCCGTTGCCGTATGCCCACAAAGAAAGGTCGTCTGTCAGCTCGGCTAGAAACCAGACCTACAAAAtccacttttattttgtcagacCACTTTGTTTTCAAGGTGTTGGGTATGATGTCGTGATTGATGCCCAAGTTAGggactttattttctttcagagTTATTTGAGGCAACGTCTGGTAGAACACAGATGAACCAGTAagcaatatttcatttattcaagcCTAAAGTTGAAagttctgttgttgttgttgttgttgttgttgtatctATTCCTGGTTACTGTGGGTAACATGGGACCTTATGTAAACACTGAGTAACTTTTGTTGGAAGCAAAAAGCTGCAATTCAGCTGTTGGTGGCCAGCTTGGCTCATACCCAGGTCTGTTATGCTCCGGTCCAATGCTAAAACTATCAGCAGATGAAGCCAGAAAGCTATAAAGTGAGTGGACTTCATGGGAATATGTCGGTCCATTCTGTACCTACTCTTAGGTTTTATTGTGGATAATGTGTACTATTTTTCTATGTCCTGCGTGATGATACACTTTGTGGTGTCAGTGTCGATGCCTTTTAATTAAAAACGACTGCGGGATTAAGTAGCACATTTCTGTTGATTTATTGGTCAGCTTGCCTTGTTTCTCCCTCAGAAACCAAAGACAAATGAcagcaggagaggagggagggggagaaagtgtgtgtgtgtgtgtgtgtgtgtgtgtgtgtgtgtaagcatgagTGTGCGCTTTCCTGCGACCCCCCCTAAGACAAATCGGGTTAATTAGTTTGGTTTTGGATGTTGTTAcctcattaatttttttcctatttACATGGAATGTGTGTAAGATAAACAAGCTTTGCAAGTATATCTTAGTCTGTTGTTAACCACCTGCAGAACCACCATCattctcccctccctcttctAATGGAAAATGAGAGACCAAACACCACCAAAGCTGAGTGCAGCAACTGGAGATGCTGTTTGGGCAGATCTCCTAATTCTAAGCCCTCTTACGAGTTACTTGTCTGCCCTTCCGTTAAAGGAAAGCATTGTTCAGCATACCTGCTTCCAGTTGTCTTTGGATTTCAGTACATGTAAAGACatgtaagtgtaaatgcatCAAAGTTTATTTTGGCTACTACGTAATGATATCTGAAATGGAGAGCAACCACAGCTGAGCCATAATGACCAACCATATAAGTATTACTATAAGGACAAACACTTTCTGAAACAATATGCATAGTAGAATATATAATGGAACAACAAAATACACATGGATATGATTTAGAATTAAGATGCATGTGACAggccatcttttttttcttatttttacccaacaataataatcacacactTTGATTGGCTGGATTTGATTGGCATTTGTCAAATTGCTTGGACCAGTTCTACCCAGGCCTTGTCACAAATCTAAACTAGCATTGATGGTCTACATTTGTATCACAGCACATATATGCATTAGGATAGCAGTTTACCATTTGTTTGGTTTAGCAGAGGTGATGGTCTCACAAGGCACTGCTGCAATCACAGTGAGCTCTCActagagggagatggagagctTTGGCACTGCCGCCAATACTGTGTGAATAAGACGCAGGCTGTCTGAGCTGTcttttgtttatcttttgtttGAAGGAATAAAAAATTGGGATGAAAGGACTTCAGTGAGTGTACTTGAAAAACCTTCTGAACaagataataatattaatgaaagATGCTTAATTTTGATCAATCAAATTTGCAAAGCAGTCAGCGACACTGGCACTTTCTCATACACAGTGAGTAGTAATAGATATGACATTGAATTATGGGCTCTCAATCAATGTCTGACCACCCAGTTATGACCCAGTCTACTCCAGCACATTAGACTGGATTGGACAGATCAAGGCTCATACACACTTGGATGATAATGaccaaatcatttttttttttttttgtaagaataTTAAGAGCTTGCCGATATGTGCCGTAGCTAAGCAACAGACTAAcaaagtgcatgtgtttgtgtgcatgcatgtttgtgtgtgcgtgttgtagTCAGCGAGACGATGAAGCCCACATCGATTCACTGGTACGGGGGAATTGAGGGGAATTGGTACGGGGGAAGGTCAGTGGTAATTGCACGGTTCCAGCACCACATAAGCCTTTGTCCACTTCATTACTTCCCGTGGATGGctccaccaccccaccccccacgcgGCCGTGATCTCCGCGGTCCTCACGTGAGGAGAACTAAACTGTGGTTTTCCTTTCTGATCTTACTTGTGCTGTGAGCTGAGCAGTTTGCGCGTTTCATCTTTTGcgctttttgtttttgcactgttaCATGTTCATTGAGGAGggtcacagacacacgcatgcacacatgacGTCAGCTCATCATGTCGGTAGGTCTCAGTAAACATGGAAACCCTCCTCTGAACATTCGATGAGTTTTCTCCAAGTTCTCCCGAAGGAGAAGGTCTGGCTCTCGACTGACACTAGCGCGGAAAGCCCCGCGGTTTAGTTAGAACCTTCTGCTCTCAGAAATCCTGCTCTTCCCCTGACCACCACGTTGTCTCCTGGGGATTGCTCACAGGGAGCTGGGAGTCCACGTTGCCATAGGAGACCATGAACACTGATCCTTTTTTCGAGCAGGAGatagggagagtgtgtgtgtgtgtgtgtgtgtgtgtgtgtgagatgtactGAGGGAGAGAAACTACCTATTTTACCTCCAGTGTTTTTCCCATTAATGTTTCATGGGGGGTGATGTGCTGTCAAACGCAGCGTCAGGGCTCTGGCAGGTGCACACACTCATAGTTTCGCActaatatgcacatacacacacctagaTCTGACACATACTGAGGCaatcaccagacacacacacatacacactctttcGGTCTCTGGTTATGTAGTGATTTGGAGGACATGTTAATGGTGGGCCGTCCAGTGCAGGTGGAGCCCGCGTGTTACACACGTCTGTCTGACCAGCGGCATGTTGGACCCAGGGCCATGTAGCTAGGTTCCTTCACTGCGCTCTCTAAGCAGAATCACTGACGGCTCATCTGATCCAGTGCAGCGTTATCAGACTGTTTATCagagtgcatgcatgcattacCAAAAACTAAatactttttatattttaaaggcaTGCTTATgaatgatatttaaataaaagcaacCAAATAATACAGTTTCTCAATTTAAAGCTCAGTTAAAGAATagaagtgtgtctgtgtgtgtctatctgtgtgtgtgtgtctggggacACCTACACAAGGAAGTGAGAAGTAGGTTCTGgagatgcacacatgctctgtggccagtgttgggccccctGCAGGTCGCGGTGTTGACGGTGCACTTATCCAGCCCTAGTCCTGAGCTGAGCTTCACGGAGCAGTGGGGCGGTGGAACGATACTGCTGCTACCGCGGTTTACTCTCTCAAATCTAACCAGGTCGTGACAGCTGACTGCTAAACCACCATGGTCCAATCTCATCTGCTCgccaacctgtgtgtgtgggtgtgcatgtgcaggggcCCTAAAGGTGTGTGGACGATGGAGGAGAAGGGTGAGACTCCTCACTTTGACACCACGTTCGAGGCAGCCAAGCCCAGCCTGACCCACATGGcgctgctgcagctgcagagagCCGGCTACCTCAAATACCTCATCAGCCAGAATGTGGATGGGCTGCACGTGCGCTCGGGCTTCCCCAGGTGAGGAGCACAGACGTGAGCCAGGAGATCCGCTCACGTGCCACATTAAAACTGATCAGCTGGTCAAATGAATATAGTGAACCGTACTGGGGGaaggcctttttttttcaaactctataatacatatttttggAGCCTAccaaccttttttattttcctattgtcattcaccctctctctctctctctctctctctctctctctctctgtatgtttcAGGGACCGATTGTCAGAGCTTCACGGAAACATGTTTGTCGAGGAATGCGAGAAATGTGGCAAGTGAGTGTTTCTGACATGTCTATTCTCCCCAGGCCAGGCATGGCATCTCTGGCCACGCCTTCTGCTTTCTgcgtctctcttcctctccctctctctctctctctctctctctctctctctctctctctctccctctatcttgGCCTACAGTAAAGATTAGTAGAATGAGCTCTACACTAGCACTCTACTTACAGCCTTGTCCAGGCCCGGGGTGGGTCGTACTGGCGTGTCTCCCCTTGTCTGTGGACCCACCACCCCCGGCTGGGGTGCTGTGTGCTGTCCAGGTGGGCTGGACCACTGCCCACCTATAGCTCTTAGAGTTCGGCTGCTCCCAGGGgccatttatttgtgtgtatgtttgtttgtttgttgtattttggACATGAAGAAGGTCATTGCTTTGGATTTGCAGGCAGTACGTGCGCGACACAGTCATTGGGATCATGGGCCTGAAACCCACAGGACGCTACTGTGAAGTCACCCGCTCCAGAGGGCTCCGGTCCTGCAGGTAACCtttagacgtgtgtgtgtgtgtgtgtgtgtgtgtgtgtgcgtgcgtgcctgtctgtgtgcatgtgtacacgtggTGGCAGAGTATATGGGggtggggcgtgtgtgtgtctctggtaGGACACCTGTGATTGGTCTGCTCAATGTTGTGCAGAGGGAGGCTGATCAGTACCATTCTGGACTGGGAGGACTCGCTACCAGACCGAGACCTGAACCGGGCCGACGAAGCCAGCAGGTGCGTGGGCGGCCAAGGGGAGACAGAaaggacagacaaacagatgcacagatgtgtaggcacgcaggcacacacacacacacacacaaaaggagtGGTCCTTTCACCAGGGCAGAGGCTCCCCACCACATCAGTGGCAACAATTTGTGTAGAGTTTATACGGCACTTCACTGACACTGTACTACTAAACTCCTGCAGTCTCAAAGCACATGGAATTGTTTACAGGCTTAAACTGTTGCttaaactgaataaataatttccTTAGTTTAAATTCAATCGAGGGAAAGAACATAAAAATCTAAGTGGGGCTTTATTTAAATTGAAGATCTGGATTGGCAAAACAAGGGAGCAAATGAATGAACTGGGGGAATGATTAAGTCTGTGAATAGCATCTCTGCCTTGACGCTTTAAAGGCCGTGTGAGTCCAGCTGCTTTTTAAAGGCTGTGCACTGATGGTGGTATGCAGGCGTGCACCCGCTGCCTCGCTGCTGAGGGCCTCGGGTGAGAAACCTTTCGACGCGTCACATTTGCACATAGGTGTAAAACGCAAGCACGCGTGAGCCTGTCCATGATATAAAAACATGCTTTAGAAACTCCTGACCCAGAGAAGCAGCACGCACGTGCTCCCGTTCTCGGGATGCCATTTGCGGCAGCTCTGCGTGAGGTCCAGCGGAGTCATAGATGAGGGCAGGACGTGGGCTGGCCTTTCAGTCTGCCCTTCAGTCAGCTGATACACTTCCGCCCTCGTGCCGCGCTGGGTGTGGTTttagctgcactgtgtgtgtgtgcgcttgtgtgtgtgcagacgaGCGGACCTGGCTCTGACTCTGGGAACGTCGCTGCAGATTAAGCCCAGTGGTGATCTCCCTCTCCTGACCAAGCGCTCTGGAGGGAAAGTGGTGATAGTCAACTTGCAGCCAACCAAACATGTGAgtcacacgcgcgcactcacgcacgcacacataagTCTTTCTCCCACCGCTTTATTACAAAACAATGATTTGTGTGACTCACGAGGGTGTCTGACCTGAACGATGCTCCTACCTTAACCCCCTGGTGGAAGGTCGGCTTTCCACGCCACGGCGCTCACTCCATCTAATCCTCTGggtcatttttctctctctccctctctctttctctctctctctccgcacACGCTTTCTCTCCAttctcatgtttgtttttaacagtttttcctgaaagaaaaaaagcctcATCAGTTACAACCAAGAGCAAAATGGCTCTCTTCCATTTATTGAAATTGCCACCATAACATTTAGCAAAAGCAAGATGACTGTAAATGAaagttgtaaaaataaaatgggtGCAGTTCAAGGGACAGAAAAACTGTACATGCACAAAGACAGAAGCACATCGGGATTTGGAGTAGGCACagttctaaaagaaaaaaaatcactccgGATAGTACCAGGATCAGTGCGTTTTAATTCAAATTCTGAACATTTCCATCTTTATATCCTAAATCCTTTTTTATGCCTTAATTCTGCAATTCTGTCAGTGTTTCCGTGTTGTGAAAATCACAGTGCTTAACCCAGGGCTCCGAGACCATAAGATTCCTTTATGTCTAATCTCACTcgaaatgtgaaaatgtcagtTTGTCACGTCACGAATCACAGCACGTGTTCTCAGGCTGTGGCTTTTTGAGGTAGCGCTTATTtagtgatttttaaaacattttactgattTATTAAGTCCAAACATTGGTGAACCACACGTGATGTGCACAGGTGAAGCACAGGTGACGTTTGATTTTAAGTCCAGTTTGGAAAGGGATCCCTGTTGTGGAGGCGGGGCTTAACCCTGCTCACGTGGCAAGCCGAAGGAACCACGGAAAGGTTTAGTGAACCGCCGCTGTCGCCCGATTGCAGGACAAGCAAGCCTCCCTGCGTATCCACGGCTACGTGGACGAGGTCATGTCACAGCTGATGAGGCTGCTGGGGCTCGAGGTGCCGGAATGGGCGGGGCCAGCGCTCTGCGAGACCTCCGGCGGCGACGCCGACATCCTGCCCTACGGCGCCTGGAAGAAGGAGGTGAAGCTCGAGCTGAAGgtggaagagaaggagagtggTGGCCTACGGACGAAGGCGCCGAAGAGACGGGGCCAAGCCGGAGAGGTGCGCAAAGAAGGCGGGGTCaaaaaggaggaggaagaggactcGGCGGAAGCCTGCAAGCGTGAGGCTCTTGGGGACACGCATCCAGAGCCGATCGCAGCACGGCACGTGCTCAACGGCTGTTCCCGGATCTCCCCGCGTTCCGCCCTAGGGGACGAGGCAAACGCGGACGACTGCCACGGGGCTAAAAAGTCACGCACCGAGGCTCTGCCCTTGTAGACTCTTCCAGGTAACACCAGCGATGCACCATCTCAGGCAGTGTGCAGCCCAGTAAGTCATGTGCTGCTCACACAGAGTGATGTCCAATGCAGACTCCACCACTGGAAACTGGTAGCAGGTCACTGACACTGCAGG
Encoded here:
- the sirt6 gene encoding NAD-dependent protein deacetylase sirtuin-6, translating into MSVDYAAGLSPYANKGVCGLPEVFDQSEELHAKLETLAQLVRDSQYMVVHSGAGISTSAGIPDFRGPKGVWTMEEKGETPHFDTTFEAAKPSLTHMALLQLQRAGYLKYLISQNVDGLHVRSGFPRDRLSELHGNMFVEECEKCGKQYVRDTVIGIMGLKPTGRYCEVTRSRGLRSCRGRLISTILDWEDSLPDRDLNRADEASRRADLALTLGTSLQIKPSGDLPLLTKRSGGKVVIVNLQPTKHDKQASLRIHGYVDEVMSQLMRLLGLEVPEWAGPALCETSGGDADILPYGAWKKEVKLELKVEEKESGGLRTKAPKRRGQAGEVRKEGGVKKEEEEDSAEACKREALGDTHPEPIAARHVLNGCSRISPRSALGDEANADDCHGAKKSRTEALPL